In one Mesotoga sp. Brook.08.105.5.1 genomic region, the following are encoded:
- a CDS encoding ABC transporter permease translates to MWSFIVRRLLIMIPMMFFISVICFVITELQPGDFVSQYLDNPRISPAQIELLRKNLGLDEPAHVRYWNWIKGIVTRGDFGYSFAFQRPVGELIWERMGWTIFIALGAIVFQWILAVPMGIYSALHPYSFGDYTLTVIGFIGVSIPDFFMALILMYLMLQMGAASVGGLFSPQFVGAPFSLAKFVDLLKHIWVPLIVVGMSGLAGLMRVMRGNMLDVISSPFVTSLRAHGLDEKTVKKHAIKNALNPMVSIAGTELPNVFSGTIIAAIVLNLPTMGPFFYNALLNHDQYLVMTFLMFIAIITQIGNLLADIALAILDPRIRMS, encoded by the coding sequence ATGTGGTCTTTTATCGTAAGAAGATTGCTTATCATGATTCCAATGATGTTCTTCATATCGGTGATCTGTTTCGTCATTACCGAGCTTCAGCCGGGCGATTTCGTAAGCCAGTACCTCGATAATCCGAGAATCTCGCCGGCTCAGATCGAATTGCTTAGAAAGAACCTCGGCCTAGACGAACCCGCACATGTCAGATACTGGAACTGGATAAAGGGAATAGTCACCCGCGGGGATTTCGGATATTCTTTCGCCTTCCAGAGACCAGTTGGAGAACTGATATGGGAGCGAATGGGCTGGACCATATTCATTGCGCTTGGGGCGATTGTGTTTCAGTGGATTCTTGCAGTTCCTATGGGTATCTATTCGGCGCTGCATCCATATTCATTTGGGGATTACACCTTAACAGTGATCGGTTTCATAGGAGTCTCCATACCCGACTTTTTCATGGCACTGATCTTGATGTATCTAATGTTGCAGATGGGGGCGGCATCGGTTGGGGGTCTCTTCTCGCCCCAGTTTGTCGGGGCGCCCTTCAGTCTGGCAAAATTTGTCGACCTTCTGAAACACATTTGGGTTCCTCTCATAGTCGTTGGAATGAGCGGTCTCGCCGGGCTAATGAGGGTAATGCGAGGAAACATGCTAGACGTGATCTCTTCTCCTTTCGTGACTTCCCTTAGAGCGCATGGCCTCGATGAGAAAACCGTCAAGAAACACGCGATCAAGAACGCTCTGAATCCTATGGTCAGCATAGCCGGAACGGAGCTACCGAATGTGTTCAGCGGAACTATAATCGCCGCTATCGTATTGAACCTTCCGACAATGGGGCCCTTCTTCTATAATGCGCTTCTTAACCACGATCAATATTTAGTTATGACATTTTTGATGTTCATAGCCATCATAACCCAGATCGGAAATCTACTTGCAGACATAGCTCTGGCTATTCTCGATCCAAGGATAAGGATGAGCTGA
- a CDS encoding ABC transporter substrate-binding protein, translating to MRRIFLLILAVLFTAMLMAAPFVEDTLLTPDPNPKMGGTLYLALTGSPQSFNFYGTLDNNAYTVVGQMLTGLVEAHPVTSAIRPALAESWVVSENNKEVTFHLRDVKWSDGVPLTADDVIFTFKYFIMNPVARGNSVDRFTIEAQPIEWVKVDDSTVKAILPAPYAAFFTVLSHAYIYPSHALEDKIDKDRPDSVNDLWLTNTPPSEIPANGPFVLSEYIIDQKVVMTKNPNYWKVDSHGNKLPYVDKVEYIIVSDAQVRLAKFMAGELDYMAVSGNDFPILKERELAGGPFRVFLAEPTQPTPSPIHIAFNFDAENPKLREVFKTTEFRQAMEYALDRERIIDEVYNGLAVLGGVPVLPSNKAFYNPKIEEIRRPFNLAEAARLLDELGFKDVNGDGLREYPDGSKFEFVLTLQSSPQEYQDIAYIYSQDLLSIGIKVNLQILDSSLTGQMFGAGSFEAGLRAFGNQPDPQLRKAIWQPGTQLYYWHRTTRDPETNLPIFENMLDWEKRVYELFELGQVAMDHAVRKTFYDEWQEIYAEYLPVIFVCKGMNLYAANKSLGNVEQNEEGLLSYASWTVFKK from the coding sequence GTGAGGCGAATCTTTCTGTTGATTCTCGCGGTTCTTTTCACCGCCATGTTGATGGCAGCTCCATTTGTGGAAGATACTCTGCTTACTCCGGATCCAAACCCGAAGATGGGAGGTACCCTATATCTAGCTCTTACCGGATCTCCGCAATCATTCAACTTCTACGGTACCCTTGACAACAACGCATACACGGTGGTAGGTCAGATGCTAACAGGACTTGTCGAGGCTCATCCCGTCACATCGGCAATCAGACCGGCCCTGGCAGAGTCTTGGGTAGTTTCGGAGAATAACAAAGAGGTCACCTTCCATCTGAGAGATGTGAAATGGTCAGATGGGGTACCCCTTACAGCAGACGACGTAATCTTCACCTTCAAGTACTTCATCATGAACCCGGTCGCAAGGGGAAATTCTGTTGATCGATTCACGATCGAAGCACAGCCCATAGAGTGGGTGAAGGTAGATGACAGCACCGTCAAAGCAATTCTTCCCGCACCTTACGCAGCCTTTTTCACCGTTCTCTCGCACGCTTATATCTACCCTTCACACGCACTTGAGGACAAGATAGACAAAGACAGACCCGACTCCGTTAACGATCTATGGCTCACAAACACTCCTCCAAGCGAGATTCCGGCAAACGGCCCGTTCGTTCTTTCGGAATACATAATCGATCAGAAAGTAGTTATGACGAAGAACCCCAATTACTGGAAAGTCGATTCTCACGGAAACAAACTGCCGTATGTCGACAAGGTTGAATACATTATCGTGAGCGACGCTCAGGTAAGGCTGGCGAAGTTCATGGCCGGTGAACTCGATTACATGGCCGTCTCGGGAAATGACTTCCCGATACTGAAGGAGAGAGAACTTGCCGGCGGTCCATTTAGAGTCTTCCTCGCCGAGCCGACCCAGCCGACCCCAAGCCCTATTCACATCGCCTTCAATTTCGATGCTGAGAATCCAAAACTGAGAGAAGTCTTCAAGACAACCGAGTTCCGCCAGGCAATGGAGTATGCTCTGGACAGAGAAAGAATAATCGATGAGGTCTACAACGGTTTGGCCGTTCTCGGAGGAGTGCCCGTTCTTCCTTCGAATAAGGCCTTCTACAACCCAAAGATTGAAGAGATCCGAAGACCGTTCAACCTTGCCGAAGCAGCAAGGCTCCTTGACGAATTAGGCTTCAAGGACGTCAACGGTGATGGCCTGAGAGAGTACCCAGACGGAAGCAAGTTCGAATTCGTCCTGACTCTTCAGAGCTCTCCTCAAGAATATCAGGATATCGCCTACATATACTCCCAGGATCTACTTAGCATCGGAATTAAGGTGAACCTGCAGATACTCGATAGTTCTCTTACCGGTCAGATGTTCGGCGCAGGTAGCTTCGAAGCCGGGCTCAGGGCATTCGGAAACCAACCCGATCCTCAGTTGAGAAAGGCTATATGGCAGCCGGGCACACAACTGTATTACTGGCACAGAACGACAAGGGATCCCGAGACAAATCTTCCGATATTCGAGAACATGCTTGACTGGGAGAAGAGAGTATATGAGCTCTTTGAACTCGGTCAAGTCGCAATGGACCACGCAGTCAGAAAGACCTTCTACGACGAATGGCAGGAGATTTACGCAGAGTACTTACCCGTGATATTTGTGTGTAAAGGTATGAATCTTTATGCTGCCAACAAGTCTCTTGGAAATGTCGAACAGAACGAAGAGGGTCTTCTCTCTTACGCTTCCTGGACTGTCTTTAAGAAGTAG
- a CDS encoding anhydro-N-acetylmuramic acid kinase, producing the protein MIWNRMRGLLASRRRNILGVMSGTSADGLELALVSCSGSGKSMKIELLDHFSVRFDSFFHDEIVKTYDPDLSGVDRVNLMNFVIGRRHAAAIKSYLEKTRVVVEAIAYHGQTVYHDPENRATLQIGEADVISSETGLPVVFDFRKKDMVYGGEGAPIIPYFDWIYFESGSYAVNLGGIANVTYVDDDLENVKAFDTGPANCLLDLVTKKHYNLEFDENGKIAASGAVDDEILNALLERDRSYFERRPPKSTGRELYNEVFLEGISATKPEDLVRTLVRFSVRRLVESITSYLPMGKRMIVTGGGALNPVMLEDLQRLSGLEVVVPDRTFLQAKEAMGMAVLAQEFFNGVGANVPSVTGARQRVVLGKLALP; encoded by the coding sequence ATGATCTGGAATCGAATGAGAGGACTGCTCGCCAGCAGGAGAAGGAATATCCTCGGCGTAATGTCGGGGACTTCGGCCGATGGGCTGGAGCTGGCTCTGGTAAGCTGTTCTGGCAGCGGAAAGTCAATGAAGATCGAACTTCTTGACCATTTTTCCGTTCGGTTCGATTCTTTTTTTCACGATGAGATAGTGAAGACGTACGATCCTGACCTTTCCGGCGTTGACAGGGTCAATTTGATGAACTTCGTAATTGGCAGAAGGCACGCAGCGGCAATAAAGTCTTATCTTGAGAAGACGAGAGTAGTAGTGGAAGCTATTGCTTATCATGGGCAGACCGTCTACCATGACCCTGAAAATCGGGCGACTCTTCAGATAGGAGAGGCCGACGTTATCTCATCAGAAACTGGTCTTCCCGTTGTGTTCGATTTCAGGAAGAAGGATATGGTTTACGGAGGGGAAGGGGCACCAATCATCCCGTATTTCGACTGGATCTATTTTGAAAGCGGCTCTTACGCAGTAAACCTCGGGGGCATTGCAAACGTGACTTATGTAGACGATGATCTTGAGAATGTGAAGGCCTTTGACACGGGGCCGGCCAACTGCCTTTTAGATCTGGTCACGAAGAAGCATTACAACCTTGAGTTTGATGAAAACGGTAAGATAGCGGCCAGCGGTGCGGTCGATGATGAGATCCTCAATGCCCTTCTAGAGAGAGACAGAAGCTATTTCGAAAGAAGACCTCCAAAGTCAACGGGAAGGGAGCTCTACAACGAGGTTTTCCTGGAAGGGATCTCTGCAACAAAACCCGAAGACCTAGTTAGAACACTTGTAAGGTTCAGTGTAAGACGATTAGTTGAGAGTATTACTTCTTATTTGCCTATGGGGAAGAGAATGATTGTTACCGGAGGAGGCGCCCTGAATCCTGTCATGCTTGAAGATCTACAACGCTTGAGCGGATTGGAGGTAGTCGTACCCGATAGAACCTTTCTGCAGGCCAAGGAAGCCATGGGGATGGCCGTCCTTGCCCAGGAGTTCTTCAATGGCGTCGGGGCAAACGTTCCCTCAGTAACAGGGGCGAGACAAAGAGTTGTCCTTGGAAAACTGGCATTACCTTAA
- a CDS encoding serine hydrolase domain-containing protein, translating into MIWNKVDEIVSCGIEKAVYPGAVVVVGKDTEILYEKPYGFLAVDDNTPVTLETVYDIASMSKVVATTSAIMLLVSRGDLSLWDTLGDLLDVPESKKGISVFHLLTHTSGMQPYSEAWRDLKGRELLESIISLEPENGLMEKINYSCLNFITLMAVVEKTTSMSFAEFCSEEVFRPLGMNSSGFLPKELSNVAPTCKRDGKVLKGLPDDELAYYLGGVSGNAGVFSTGRDLFRFVSSLMCAGLVPSRVFETFVSETVCIGGDRRHLGWLAPSRGSSAGDILGEDAFGHTGFTGTSLWVDPVTGLYVILLSNRTNISRRDTIPQMQRIRRRLHNLVFGSLG; encoded by the coding sequence TTGATCTGGAATAAAGTTGATGAGATAGTATCCTGTGGTATTGAAAAGGCAGTGTACCCTGGAGCCGTCGTCGTTGTCGGGAAGGATACCGAGATTCTCTACGAGAAACCATACGGCTTCCTTGCTGTCGATGACAATACTCCCGTCACGCTTGAGACCGTATATGACATCGCGAGTATGAGCAAGGTCGTAGCAACCACTAGCGCCATCATGCTTCTGGTTTCTCGGGGCGATCTTTCGCTTTGGGATACTCTGGGCGATCTTCTCGATGTCCCTGAGTCAAAGAAAGGTATTTCGGTCTTTCACTTGCTGACTCACACTTCTGGCATGCAGCCCTACTCGGAAGCATGGCGCGATCTCAAGGGAAGAGAACTTCTTGAGTCGATCATTTCTCTCGAACCGGAAAACGGTCTGATGGAGAAGATAAACTACTCATGTCTCAACTTCATAACTCTGATGGCAGTTGTAGAGAAGACAACTTCGATGTCATTCGCCGAGTTCTGTTCAGAGGAGGTTTTCAGACCTCTTGGAATGAATTCCTCTGGCTTTCTTCCAAAAGAACTGTCGAATGTAGCACCGACATGCAAACGCGATGGAAAAGTATTGAAGGGGCTTCCGGACGATGAGCTGGCATATTATCTTGGAGGGGTCAGCGGAAATGCGGGCGTCTTTTCAACGGGAAGAGATCTTTTCAGGTTTGTCTCCAGTCTAATGTGTGCAGGACTTGTACCATCCAGGGTCTTTGAAACGTTCGTATCCGAGACGGTATGCATTGGAGGAGATAGAAGACATCTGGGATGGCTGGCTCCCTCCAGAGGATCCAGTGCGGGCGATATTCTTGGAGAAGATGCATTTGGGCACACTGGTTTCACCGGAACCTCGCTTTGGGTCGATCCAGTTACCGGGCTGTATGTGATACTGTTGTCTAATCGGACTAATATAAGCAGAAGAGACACTATACCTCAGATGCAGAGAATTAGAAGACGGCTTCATAATTTGGTCTTTGGGAGTCTTGGATGA
- a CDS encoding hydrolase-like protein → MVRARTEVMLPPAGSEARWREEVMPGRESGEVMLALTHQEAKTKEKEQAN, encoded by the coding sequence TTGGTAAGAGCAAGAACAGAAGTGATGCTGCCTCCGGCAGGAAGTGAGGCTCGCTGGCGCGAGGAAGTGATGCCCGGAAGGGAATCCGGGGAAGTGATGCTGGCGCTTACGCACCAGGAGGCAAAAACCAAAGAAAAAGAGCAAGCAAATTAA
- the nagZ gene encoding beta-N-acetylhexosaminidase — translation MNLDEAVGRLFLIGIPGPEIDSDTEKTLVQVKPGAVILFSKNIVDAAQVRALVDEIERVLGYKPAIAIDQEGGIVSRLREGFSVSPGAMAIAATNRVENCFLAGSIMAREMRAIGVNWNLAPVVDVNCNPKNPGIGVRSFGDSPEQVISYARAFVDAMSENGVMSCLKHFPGKGRVDVDAHLDLPVLDVPLSTLDSEELRPFKEVPADSIMPSHIFMPQLQVRRVPASMSREILTDLARDYLKYQGVLVADDLGMGGVSNYFKPEEAAIEGLKNGMDYLTYCHEPEIQRRVKKILIKEIERSSELEGRLQQSLSRVERFRMKAVSSARVSLEGIGSPESLETMQEISDNSITAILNDRSLLPLPVSDVITIFAVRLSRLVQVEDGPQKGVPAVAREIAQITDSPVVDFAPNLTVDEAARIAASAPGKGIKLVFTENAHLHDGQRELLFRLSQRTGRMLVIALRNPYDAFVNGVKNCIISYGYEAVSQKSIMKVLKGTIVAEGKLPVKIPREV, via the coding sequence TTGAATCTAGATGAAGCCGTTGGACGGCTGTTTCTTATTGGAATTCCCGGACCGGAAATCGATAGCGACACGGAGAAGACGCTTGTACAAGTCAAGCCCGGAGCGGTGATTCTCTTTTCGAAAAACATTGTCGATGCAGCTCAGGTTAGGGCTCTGGTAGACGAGATTGAGAGAGTACTGGGATACAAGCCCGCAATAGCTATAGATCAGGAAGGCGGAATTGTGAGCAGACTCAGGGAAGGCTTCTCTGTTTCTCCTGGCGCGATGGCAATAGCGGCAACCAATAGAGTTGAGAATTGCTTTCTTGCGGGTAGTATCATGGCCAGAGAGATGAGAGCTATCGGTGTCAACTGGAATCTTGCTCCTGTAGTTGATGTAAACTGCAATCCAAAAAACCCTGGAATTGGAGTTCGAAGCTTTGGAGATTCTCCGGAGCAGGTAATCTCTTACGCAAGGGCATTTGTTGATGCTATGAGTGAAAATGGTGTTATGAGCTGCCTTAAGCACTTCCCTGGCAAGGGAAGGGTGGACGTAGACGCTCATCTGGATCTGCCGGTACTGGACGTTCCACTCAGCACCCTTGATTCTGAAGAACTGAGGCCGTTCAAAGAAGTTCCTGCCGATTCTATAATGCCCTCTCACATATTCATGCCGCAGCTTCAAGTTAGGCGCGTTCCGGCCTCAATGTCTAGAGAGATCCTAACCGATCTCGCGAGGGATTACTTGAAGTATCAGGGAGTGTTGGTCGCTGACGATCTTGGCATGGGCGGAGTGAGCAATTACTTCAAACCCGAGGAGGCCGCGATAGAGGGTCTGAAAAACGGTATGGATTATCTTACTTACTGCCATGAACCGGAAATTCAAAGAAGAGTCAAGAAGATTCTGATAAAGGAAATTGAGAGATCTTCCGAGCTTGAAGGTCGTCTTCAGCAGTCGTTGAGCAGAGTAGAGAGATTCAGGATGAAGGCTGTCTCATCGGCGAGAGTATCGCTCGAAGGGATAGGTTCACCGGAAAGCCTTGAGACGATGCAAGAGATCTCAGACAATTCAATTACGGCCATTCTGAATGACAGGTCTCTGCTTCCTCTACCAGTAAGCGATGTCATCACGATATTCGCGGTCAGACTTTCCAGATTGGTCCAGGTAGAGGATGGTCCCCAGAAAGGGGTTCCTGCTGTGGCCAGAGAGATCGCACAAATAACGGACAGTCCAGTAGTTGATTTTGCACCTAATCTCACCGTTGATGAAGCGGCCAGAATAGCAGCTAGTGCCCCCGGAAAAGGCATAAAATTGGTTTTCACCGAGAACGCTCACCTGCACGATGGTCAAAGGGAGCTACTCTTTAGGCTTTCGCAGAGAACGGGAAGGATGCTTGTGATCGCTTTGAGAAACCCATACGATGCGTTTGTGAACGGTGTGAAGAACTGCATTATAAGTTACGGCTACGAAGCCGTTTCGCAAAAGAGCATCATGAAGGTCTTGAAGGGTACGATAGTGGCCGAAGGAAAACTTCCGGTCAAGATACCGCGGGAGGTCTAG
- the murQ gene encoding N-acetylmuramic acid 6-phosphate etherase encodes MKFDKLDTERSNPKSMNLDELSTYEMLRIMNEEDATVPLSVREVLEEIASAVELCVESLQSGGRIVYAGAGTSGRLGVLDAAEVVPTFGVSKELFVTLMAGGQEALANPVEHAEDSVELGEQEAEKVAISERDAVIGISASGRTPYVEGILRHARKQGARTIIICNVGNPRLAELADVTIAVRTGPEVVTGSTRLKAGTAQKMVLNMISTITMVRVGRVFGNYMIGVKILNRKLVDRATRIISEISDLSYEESAKILDASGREVPLAILMALTGLGKGQCEESLKRNRGHVRSALKELGEVK; translated from the coding sequence ATGAAGTTTGATAAGCTTGATACGGAGAGGTCGAATCCCAAATCAATGAATTTGGATGAACTATCGACTTATGAAATGTTGAGGATCATGAACGAAGAGGATGCAACGGTACCTCTTTCTGTGAGAGAGGTCCTCGAAGAAATCGCTTCTGCGGTTGAACTGTGCGTTGAATCTCTTCAGTCGGGAGGAAGAATAGTCTATGCAGGGGCAGGTACCAGTGGCCGTCTAGGAGTCTTGGATGCTGCGGAGGTCGTTCCGACTTTCGGTGTTTCAAAGGAGCTATTCGTGACACTTATGGCTGGAGGACAGGAAGCTCTTGCCAACCCCGTGGAGCACGCCGAAGACAGTGTTGAACTCGGAGAGCAAGAGGCTGAGAAAGTTGCTATATCTGAAAGAGATGCTGTAATCGGGATTTCGGCTTCGGGCCGGACACCTTACGTTGAAGGAATACTGAGACACGCAAGAAAGCAGGGAGCAAGAACGATAATCATATGTAACGTAGGGAATCCTCGCCTTGCGGAGCTAGCAGATGTCACTATTGCCGTGCGAACCGGTCCGGAGGTAGTTACGGGCAGCACGAGATTGAAGGCTGGGACGGCTCAGAAGATGGTCCTGAATATGATAAGCACTATAACGATGGTCAGGGTAGGAAGGGTTTTCGGAAACTACATGATAGGCGTGAAGATTCTTAACCGAAAACTGGTCGATCGTGCAACAAGAATAATCTCGGAAATCAGTGACCTTTCTTATGAAGAGTCCGCGAAGATACTCGATGCCTCCGGCAGGGAGGTCCCTCTTGCGATTCTCATGGCACTGACGGGGCTCGGAAAGGGTCAGTGCGAGGAATCTTTGAAGCGTAACAGAGGCCATGTGCGTTCGGCTCTAAAAGAACTTGGAGAAGTGAAGTGA
- a CDS encoding GntR family transcriptional regulator — MREAGAPVYYRIYKELKRRIGKGVYSKKLPTEKELCGEFKVSRLTLRRALDELKRESVIESSKGRGTFVVEEKHEESISTLTGFTEEAARDNRKAKSIVLKDGLIVPPVEIAELFGIPVDGMVVLLQRVRYLDDEPYGIERAYLNPLADIRILNIVNRDMSEESLYAILKNEFSIVLDHAQENIEVCRLSREEAKHLKVKEDSYAISRERQTFTNKNLCVEVVRSVYRGDRYRLKVVRRVE, encoded by the coding sequence GTGAGAGAGGCTGGAGCTCCGGTTTACTACCGAATCTACAAAGAGCTTAAACGGCGAATAGGCAAAGGCGTTTACTCAAAGAAACTTCCTACTGAGAAGGAGCTTTGCGGCGAGTTCAAGGTAAGCAGGTTGACGCTGCGGAGAGCGCTCGACGAACTGAAGAGAGAATCCGTTATCGAGTCTTCTAAAGGTCGGGGGACCTTCGTCGTCGAAGAAAAACACGAGGAAAGTATCAGTACCCTCACAGGATTCACCGAAGAAGCTGCCAGAGACAATCGTAAAGCGAAGTCGATAGTATTGAAAGACGGTCTCATCGTTCCTCCTGTAGAGATCGCAGAGCTATTCGGTATTCCCGTGGACGGTATGGTAGTGTTGCTCCAAAGAGTTAGGTATCTCGATGATGAACCGTATGGAATTGAGAGAGCCTACCTCAATCCGCTGGCAGATATAAGGATTCTCAACATAGTGAATAGAGATATGAGTGAAGAATCGCTCTACGCAATTCTGAAAAACGAGTTTTCCATTGTCCTCGATCATGCCCAGGAGAACATCGAGGTCTGCAGGTTGTCGAGAGAAGAGGCGAAGCATCTAAAAGTCAAAGAGGACAGCTACGCAATATCTAGAGAGAGACAGACATTTACCAATAAGAATCTATGTGTGGAAGTGGTCAGATCTGTTTACAGAGGGGATCGCTACAGACTAAAAGTTGTGAGGAGAGTAGAATGA
- a CDS encoding BadF/BadG/BcrA/BcrD ATPase family protein — protein sequence MSKKIIAMDGGGTNLRVTAISSEGKIRKNYGTGVNITAVSSSNLISIFSLVRDDIWVPDVIVAAFSGAGDRTREGKLVQALESVFRGASIEVIMDIEGLYRAAVGEGRGVVVVSGTGSTVYGHDYAGEAVKSGGWGHIFDDEGSAYWISMKLITAALKYRDGLIPHDPVFDRLVEFFEMESIEELVNLTLLPDMKTKIASFSRVALEDPSELTKRVADEGIEILAKRTLNVLERTGEVDTIHTFGGSFASAYYNERFSEMINNHRTSLFTGNVDEILAEQAFEKLNRS from the coding sequence ATGAGTAAGAAAATCATCGCGATGGACGGAGGCGGAACTAATCTTAGAGTCACTGCAATCTCAAGTGAAGGTAAGATAAGAAAGAACTACGGCACCGGGGTTAATATAACTGCGGTCAGCAGTAGCAATCTCATATCGATTTTCTCGTTAGTTCGCGACGACATATGGGTCCCGGATGTGATAGTCGCTGCCTTCTCCGGTGCGGGAGACAGAACTCGCGAAGGAAAGCTCGTTCAGGCGCTGGAATCGGTTTTCAGAGGAGCTAGCATCGAAGTGATTATGGACATCGAGGGACTTTACAGAGCGGCAGTCGGCGAAGGAAGAGGTGTTGTTGTCGTTTCTGGAACCGGTTCTACTGTTTACGGTCATGACTATGCGGGAGAAGCCGTGAAGTCTGGCGGCTGGGGACACATATTCGATGACGAGGGAAGCGCCTATTGGATTTCCATGAAGCTGATCACCGCAGCGCTCAAGTATAGAGATGGATTGATTCCTCACGATCCCGTTTTCGATCGGCTTGTAGAATTCTTTGAGATGGAGAGCATAGAGGAACTTGTCAATCTTACGCTTCTGCCTGATATGAAAACGAAGATCGCCTCATTCAGCAGAGTTGCTCTAGAAGACCCTTCGGAACTGACTAAAAGAGTTGCAGATGAGGGAATAGAGATACTGGCAAAAAGGACTCTCAACGTTCTTGAGAGAACAGGTGAGGTCGATACAATCCACACATTTGGCGGCTCATTTGCCTCCGCCTATTATAACGAGAGATTCTCGGAGATGATAAACAACCACAGGACCTCACTCTTCACGGGGAACGTGGATGAGATCCTTGCAGAACAGGCATTTGAGAAACTCAATAGATCCTGA
- a CDS encoding DUF1343 domain-containing protein: MKVKLGIDCLLAGNQLKSKRIGLLTNSSGVNGDLRINVDLLLSNRFNVVKLFGPEHGISGAAADGVSVANAVDPKYGIPIYSLFGDVIRPTEEMLSGIDSFVYDIQDVGLRFYTYLYSLVYSMEECAKRGIEVVVLDRPNPLSCKVVGPTIKKRLDSIVGGYGLALRYGMTVGEVAKYFNKVFDIGADLIVIPMENYDKDMYYDETGHLWSTPSPNIPSLEHAILYSGFCLFEGTNLSMGRGTVHPFKYIGAPWIDSSSLYKELKKHDHPGVAFRERSFIPGAFKLHDQSCNGLEFYVADRNTIKPLELALDIIATLIRLWPEKFDWDVHYHGTSIPLNKMWDGRYHFDLIMGEERYREELLKGATSAELSRLWEGEQREFESLIEEFRIY, from the coding sequence GTGAAAGTGAAGCTTGGAATCGACTGTCTTCTGGCTGGAAACCAGCTGAAGAGTAAACGGATCGGTTTGTTAACCAATTCCAGCGGTGTAAATGGAGATTTACGAATCAACGTTGACCTGTTGCTCAGTAACAGATTCAACGTCGTGAAGTTGTTCGGTCCCGAACATGGAATCTCGGGAGCCGCGGCAGATGGAGTAAGTGTAGCCAATGCGGTCGACCCTAAGTACGGCATCCCAATCTATTCGCTCTTCGGAGATGTCATACGTCCTACAGAAGAAATGCTTTCGGGAATTGACTCCTTTGTTTATGATATCCAGGATGTCGGACTTCGCTTCTATACATACCTCTACTCTCTTGTATATTCGATGGAAGAGTGTGCAAAGCGGGGAATAGAGGTAGTTGTTCTCGATCGACCCAATCCTCTGTCCTGCAAAGTCGTCGGCCCAACAATTAAGAAGAGATTGGACAGCATCGTTGGTGGCTACGGTTTGGCTCTGAGGTACGGTATGACAGTGGGAGAAGTTGCGAAGTACTTCAACAAGGTTTTTGACATCGGCGCAGATCTGATCGTAATCCCCATGGAGAACTACGACAAAGACATGTATTATGATGAGACCGGCCATCTATGGAGTACTCCCTCTCCAAATATACCTTCTCTTGAACATGCGATACTATACTCGGGCTTCTGTCTCTTCGAGGGCACGAACCTATCCATGGGGCGCGGCACTGTTCATCCATTCAAATACATAGGAGCGCCATGGATTGACTCCTCATCGCTTTATAAGGAACTGAAAAAGCATGATCATCCCGGTGTTGCCTTCAGAGAGAGGAGTTTCATTCCTGGGGCATTCAAGTTGCACGACCAGTCTTGTAATGGTCTTGAGTTCTATGTTGCCGATAGAAACACCATTAAACCCTTGGAACTTGCTTTAGACATAATCGCCACTCTAATAAGATTGTGGCCAGAGAAATTTGACTGGGATGTGCATTATCACGGGACCAGCATCCCTCTAAACAAGATGTGGGACGGCAGATACCATTTCGACCTGATAATGGGAGAAGAAAGGTATAGAGAAGAGTTGCTGAAGGGAGCAACTTCAGCAGAGCTTTCCCGCTTATGGGAAGGTGAACAGAGAGAGTTTGAGAGTCTGATCGAAGAATTCAGGATCTATTGA